The DNA window TTCGTCACGTCGGTGCACCACGGGCACACCCCGGAGATCACCCTCACCTCCGACACCACGGCCACCGGCATCTGGGCCATGGAGGACATGCTGTGGTGGACCAACGGGGACGTCGAGGAACACCTTCACGGCTACGGTCACTACCACGAGGAATACCGCAAGGTGGAGGGCAAGTGGCTCATCAGCTACCGCAAGCTCACCCGCCTTCGCGAGACGCACACGCCGGGATTCCGCTCGTATCGCCACGCCGCCGCACCGACGAGCTGACCGGATCGGCGCCACCCCGATCGATCACCGTCCCGTACCCGTCCGACAGAGAGGTCCAGCCATGGGTGAGCCCGCCGGCGCACTGACCCTGACCGCACAGGAGCAGTTGCTCGCGATCGAGGAGATCAAGAAGGTGTTCTCCTCGCGCCTGCGCGTCATGGACACCAAGCAGTGGGACCGGTACGGCCCCCTGCACACCGAGGACGTCGTCACCGAGACGTGGGCCGGCTTGCCGGGCGACAAGCAGCCGGCATCGGACGGGCAGTCCAACCGCGCGTCCGGACGCGAGCATCTGACGAATTCGATCCGCGGCATGCTCGGGTCCTCGACCCACGTGACCACCGCGCATCACGGGCACACCCCGGAGATCACGCTCACCTCCGACACCACGGCCACCGGCATCTGGGCCATGGAGGACGAACTGTGGTGGACCAACGGCGACGTCGAGGAACACCTCCACGGCTACGGCCACTACCACGAGGAATACCGCAAGGTGGAGGGCAAGTGGCTCATCAGCTACCGCAAGCTCACCCGCCTGCGCGAGACGCACACGCCCAACTTCTTCGACTACATGGGAGCCCTGTGACCACCCCTGCCTTGGACACGTCCGCCCTCTTCGCACCCCTGACGGTCCGCGGTCTCGAACTGCGGAACCGCATCGCGATGTCGCCCATGACACGGCACGGCTCACCGGGCGGCGTCCCCACCGACGAGGTGGTCGCGTACTACCGGCGGCGTGCGGAGGGCGGGACGGGGCTGATCGTCACCGAGGGCGTCGCGATCGAGCATCCGTCGGCGGTCGACGCCGACACCGTTCCGGTCATGTACGGCGAAGCGGCACTGGCGGGTTGGCGCAGGGTGGTCGACGCCGTCCACGCGGCGGGCGGACGGATCGTTCCGCAACTGTGGCACGTCGGCCCGCTGTTCGGCGCGATGGGCCCGGTCGGCGACGTCACCCCCATGCGCCCGTCCGGGCACTGGGGCACGGTCGGCAACACGATGTACTCCGACGAGTACGTCGAGCAGATGCGTCCGGTGACGGCCGCGATGACCGAGGGCGACATCGCCGACGTCATCGCCGCCTACGCCGCGGCTGCGCGCAACGCGATCGACGTCGGGTTCGACGGCATCGCGCTGCACGGGGGTCACGGTTACCTGCTCGACGCGTTCCTGTGGGAGGCGACCAACCAGCGTGACGACCAGTGGGGCGGAGACCTGCAGCGGCGCACCCGGTTCCCGGCCGAGGTCGTCAAGGCCATCCGCCGTGAGATCGGCGACGAGTACCCGATCATCTTCCGCTTCTCGCAGCACAAGCAGCAGGACTTCGCGTCGAAGATCGCGCACACGCCCGAGGAACTCGGCGTCGTGCTCAACGCGCTCGTCGACGCCGGCGTCGACATCCTCGATGCGAGCATCCGCCGCTTCTACGCACCGGCGTTCGAGGGCAGCGACCTGTCGCTGGCGGGATGGGCCAAGAAGCTGACCGGTGCCACCGTCATGGCCGTCGGCAGCGTGGGCCTCGACAGCGCGCTCAACGAGCAGGTCATCGTCGGCCTGCCGCAGATGTCGGACAATCTGCCCGACCTGCTGCGCCGGATGAACGAGGGCGAGTTCGACCTGGTCGCCATCGGGCGCCTGCATCTCGCGGATCCGGCCATCGCGCAGCGACTGCGCGACGGCGATCCGATGCCGGAGTTCGACCGCAAGGCCCACCAGGCCCGGATCTACTGACGAGCCTCCACCCCTGAACGGGAGTTCACGGCACGCCTTTCCGGTGAGAGCGTGCCGTGAACTCCCGTTCGGCGCTTGCGGAGGGCCTCAGCGGCCGCCCGGGACCAGGATCGCTCGGCCCTTGATCCTGCCGGCCTCGAGGGCGTCGAACGCCGTGACCGCGTCGTCGAGCGGGAACGTCTCGGCCTCGATCGTCACGAGCCCCCGCCGCGCGAGGTCGATCACCGCACGCTGGTCCGCACGCGTCCCGGCGTAGCTCGTCCGCACGCTCGCGCCCCACGGCAACGCGAACCCCGTCCAGTCGAAACCACCGCCGCCGAGACCGAGGATGCGCAGCGCA is part of the Rhodococcus sp. SGAir0479 genome and encodes:
- a CDS encoding nuclear transport factor 2 family protein — its product is MEREEVTLSPAEQLLAIGEIEKLFAARLRIMDTKQWDRYGSCHTEDVVSESWGAGSRVVGPEALTAAIRNTLDGDAFVTSVHHGHTPEITLTSDTTATGIWAMEDMLWWTNGDVEEHLHGYGHYHEEYRKVEGKWLISYRKLTRLRETHTPGFRSYRHAAAPTS
- a CDS encoding nuclear transport factor 2 family protein — encoded protein: MGEPAGALTLTAQEQLLAIEEIKKVFSSRLRVMDTKQWDRYGPLHTEDVVTETWAGLPGDKQPASDGQSNRASGREHLTNSIRGMLGSSTHVTTAHHGHTPEITLTSDTTATGIWAMEDELWWTNGDVEEHLHGYGHYHEEYRKVEGKWLISYRKLTRLRETHTPNFFDYMGAL
- a CDS encoding oxidoreductase; this encodes MTTPALDTSALFAPLTVRGLELRNRIAMSPMTRHGSPGGVPTDEVVAYYRRRAEGGTGLIVTEGVAIEHPSAVDADTVPVMYGEAALAGWRRVVDAVHAAGGRIVPQLWHVGPLFGAMGPVGDVTPMRPSGHWGTVGNTMYSDEYVEQMRPVTAAMTEGDIADVIAAYAAAARNAIDVGFDGIALHGGHGYLLDAFLWEATNQRDDQWGGDLQRRTRFPAEVVKAIRREIGDEYPIIFRFSQHKQQDFASKIAHTPEELGVVLNALVDAGVDILDASIRRFYAPAFEGSDLSLAGWAKKLTGATVMAVGSVGLDSALNEQVIVGLPQMSDNLPDLLRRMNEGEFDLVAIGRLHLADPAIAQRLRDGDPMPEFDRKAHQARIY